In a genomic window of Mycolicibacter heraklionensis:
- a CDS encoding enoyl-CoA hydratase/isomerase family protein, with protein sequence MDAQSQGPRPPEGDWLGTPYLSFRREGPIAVCTLDRPEARNAMTPAMYFGLRYAVGRVNQDPELAGLLITGTADVFAPGGDMGGGGADDWLTFGAALGMDITPFDTLRSSVKPVVSAVNGLCQGGGLQIALCSDMAVVSDRATFRVPELFRGIADTYYSQMLARVIGPVRTRDLMFTGRTFGAQEALDWGMVARVVPHEELADAARDVLAQCCRTAPAARAVVKASLDSYLGLFDRIGMNTSLGAPEAVEGFRAFKERRSPAWVHPDLRVDGRL encoded by the coding sequence ATGGATGCTCAATCGCAGGGGCCGCGCCCGCCCGAGGGGGACTGGCTGGGAACGCCGTACCTGTCGTTTCGGCGGGAGGGGCCGATCGCGGTCTGCACCCTGGATCGCCCCGAAGCCCGCAATGCGATGACGCCGGCCATGTACTTCGGCCTGCGGTATGCGGTGGGCCGGGTCAATCAGGATCCGGAGCTGGCCGGGCTGTTGATCACCGGCACCGCAGACGTATTCGCCCCCGGCGGGGACATGGGCGGTGGCGGGGCGGACGACTGGCTCACGTTCGGGGCCGCGCTGGGCATGGACATCACCCCGTTCGACACCCTGCGCAGTTCGGTCAAGCCGGTGGTCTCCGCGGTCAACGGGCTGTGCCAGGGCGGTGGGCTGCAGATCGCGCTCTGCAGTGACATGGCCGTGGTCAGCGACCGCGCTACCTTCCGGGTGCCCGAGCTGTTCCGCGGCATCGCCGACACCTACTACAGCCAGATGCTGGCGCGAGTGATCGGACCGGTCCGAACCCGCGACCTGATGTTCACCGGCCGCACCTTCGGTGCGCAGGAAGCCCTCGACTGGGGCATGGTGGCACGTGTGGTGCCGCACGAGGAACTGGCCGACGCCGCACGCGACGTGCTGGCGCAGTGCTGCCGCACCGCGCCGGCCGCGCGTGCCGTGGTGAAGGCCAGCCTGGACTCCTACCTCGGCCTGTTCGACCGGATCGGGATGAACACGAGTTTGGGTGCGCCGGAGGCCGTCGAAGGGTTCCGTGCCTTCAAAGAGCGCAGGTCACCGGCGTGGGTGCATCCCGACCTGCGGGTCGACGGCCGGCTTTGA
- a CDS encoding MlaE family ABC transporter permease: MKDLIRWSPESARVRLAGPMEAVGGLFAMSVDAVRFLFKRPFQAREFIEQSWFVARVSLAPTLLVAIPFTVLVSFILNILLRELGAADLSGAGAAFGAVTQVGPMVTVLIVAGAGATAMCADLGSRTIREEIDAMEVLGINPVQRLVTPRMLAAGLVALLLNSLVVIIGILGGYVFSVFVQDVNPGAFAAGITLLTGVPELVISCVKAALFGLIAGMVACYRGLTISGGGAKAVGNAVNETVVYAFMSLFVVNVVVTAIGIKMTAR; the protein is encoded by the coding sequence ATGAAGGACCTGATCCGCTGGTCCCCGGAATCGGCGAGGGTTCGTCTGGCGGGGCCGATGGAGGCGGTCGGCGGGCTTTTCGCCATGTCGGTGGACGCCGTCAGGTTCTTGTTCAAACGTCCGTTCCAGGCCCGGGAATTCATCGAGCAGTCCTGGTTCGTCGCGCGCGTCTCGCTTGCGCCGACGTTGCTGGTGGCCATTCCGTTCACGGTCCTGGTCAGCTTCATCCTCAACATCCTGCTGCGCGAGCTCGGTGCGGCGGACCTGTCCGGTGCCGGCGCGGCGTTCGGCGCGGTCACCCAGGTCGGTCCGATGGTGACGGTGTTGATCGTGGCGGGGGCCGGTGCCACCGCGATGTGTGCTGACCTGGGGTCGCGCACGATTCGCGAAGAGATCGACGCCATGGAGGTCTTGGGCATCAACCCGGTGCAACGGCTGGTGACACCGCGGATGCTCGCCGCCGGGCTGGTGGCGCTGCTGCTCAACAGCCTCGTGGTGATCATCGGCATCCTTGGTGGCTACGTCTTCTCGGTCTTCGTGCAAGACGTCAACCCGGGCGCGTTCGCGGCCGGGATCACCCTGCTGACCGGAGTTCCCGAGCTGGTCATCTCCTGCGTCAAGGCAGCGCTGTTCGGGCTGATCGCCGGAATGGTCGCCTGCTACCGCGGCTTGACGATCTCCGGCGGCGGCGCCAAAGCCGTCGGCAACGCGGTGAACGAAACCGTGGTGTACGCCTTCATGTCCCTGTTCGTGGTCAACGTGGTGGTCACCGCGATCGGCATCAAGATGACGGCGCGCTGA
- a CDS encoding ABC transporter permease, which produces MGRIGDHTLFYGKAIATTPFAFAHYRREVIRLIAEISMGTGTLAMIGGTVVIVGFLTLAAGGTLAVQGYSSLGNIGIEALTGFLAAFINVRISAPVVAGIGLAATFGAGVTAQLGAMRINEEIDALESMAIRPIAYLVSTRIVAGLVAIVPLYAIAVILSFVASRFTTVFLFGQSAGLYDHYFRTFLNPIDLLWSFLQAFLMAITILLIHTYFGYFAAGGPAGVGVAVGNAVRTSLIVVVSVTLLVSLSVYGASGNFNLAG; this is translated from the coding sequence ATGGGGCGCATCGGCGACCACACGCTGTTCTACGGCAAGGCGATCGCCACCACACCGTTCGCGTTCGCCCACTACCGTCGCGAGGTCATCCGGCTGATCGCCGAAATCAGCATGGGCACCGGCACCCTGGCGATGATCGGCGGCACGGTGGTGATCGTCGGCTTCCTGACCCTGGCGGCCGGCGGCACCCTGGCGGTGCAGGGATACAGCTCGCTGGGCAACATCGGCATCGAGGCCCTGACCGGATTCCTGGCGGCATTCATCAACGTGCGCATCTCGGCCCCGGTGGTCGCGGGGATCGGCCTGGCCGCCACCTTCGGCGCCGGGGTCACCGCGCAGCTGGGGGCCATGCGGATCAACGAGGAGATCGACGCGCTGGAATCGATGGCCATCCGCCCGATCGCCTACCTGGTCAGCACCCGCATCGTCGCCGGGCTGGTCGCGATCGTTCCGCTGTATGCCATCGCGGTGATCCTGTCGTTCGTGGCCAGTCGCTTCACCACGGTGTTCTTGTTCGGTCAGTCGGCCGGCCTCTACGACCACTATTTCCGCACGTTCCTCAACCCCATCGACCTGTTGTGGTCGTTCCTGCAGGCCTTCTTGATGGCGATCACCATCTTGTTGATCCATACCTATTTCGGCTATTTCGCCGCCGGTGGTCCGGCCGGGGTCGGCGTCGCGGTGGGCAACGCGGTGCGGACCTCGCTGATCGTCGTCGTCTCGGTGACGCTGTTGGTCTCACTGTCGGTCTACGGGGCCAGCGGCAACTTCAACCTGGCCGGGTAG